In Sphingomonas sp. G-3-2-10, a single window of DNA contains:
- a CDS encoding SDR family NAD(P)-dependent oxidoreductase, with amino-acid sequence MSRKLSGKRALVTGGSRGIGAAIAKRLAADGADVVITYAGNREAADDTVGAIEAEGVKGLALRADAADGAAVAAAVDRTAEALGGIDILVHNAGVFGGTAIEQEGFEEFRRVFAVNVDGVVSGTIAAVPHLADGGRVVIVGSVSGDVSMIPGMATYAASKSAVQGLARGWARDLAPRGILVNVIQPGPIDTDMNPSDGDMAKIMLPNIPLGRYGRAEEVAALASFLASDESSFITGTTIDIDGGATA; translated from the coding sequence ATGAGCAGGAAACTTTCGGGCAAGCGCGCACTGGTCACCGGCGGATCGCGCGGCATCGGCGCGGCGATCGCGAAGCGGCTGGCCGCCGACGGCGCGGATGTCGTCATCACCTATGCCGGCAACCGCGAGGCTGCCGACGATACCGTCGGAGCGATCGAGGCCGAAGGCGTGAAGGGGCTCGCGCTGCGAGCCGATGCGGCGGACGGCGCCGCGGTTGCCGCAGCGGTGGACCGGACTGCCGAGGCGCTGGGCGGGATCGACATCCTGGTCCACAATGCCGGGGTCTTTGGCGGGACGGCGATCGAGCAGGAGGGATTCGAGGAATTCCGCCGCGTGTTCGCAGTCAATGTCGACGGTGTGGTTTCCGGTACGATCGCGGCGGTGCCGCATCTGGCCGATGGCGGACGTGTGGTGATCGTGGGCAGCGTATCGGGCGACGTGTCGATGATCCCGGGCATGGCCACCTATGCGGCCAGCAAGTCGGCGGTGCAGGGACTGGCGCGCGGATGGGCGCGCGATCTCGCGCCGCGCGGAATCCTCGTCAACGTGATCCAGCCGGGACCGATCGATACCGACATGAACCCGTCCGACGGCGACATGGCCAAGATCATGCTGCCGAACATTCCGCTGGGCCGTTACGGCCGGGCCGAGGAAGTGGCCGCGCTGGCGTCGTTCCTGGCCAGCGACGAATCCTCGTTCATCACCGGCACGACGATCGACATCGATGGCGGCGCGACCGCCTAA
- a CDS encoding ATP-dependent Clp protease proteolytic subunit, whose product MTEAPAPPPPPVIHDDGTSATRYPLLGQPHVTLSGNVDQAMYQSFRDQIAAAPHQGTLVVSISTLGGDPEIARLMGDEIRLLRDYNQREILFLGKVAVYSAGATFMAAFPADKRFVTRGTRIMIHERSITKTVELAGPLRTCVASLRANLHEIEESVRIEEEGFRDLVAGTSIPFDDVRARAPENWYIEAEEARSLGLVLDVI is encoded by the coding sequence ATGACCGAAGCACCTGCCCCGCCTCCGCCGCCCGTGATCCATGACGACGGCACCAGCGCCACGCGCTACCCGCTGCTCGGCCAGCCGCACGTCACGCTTTCGGGCAATGTCGATCAGGCGATGTACCAGAGCTTCCGCGACCAGATCGCTGCCGCGCCGCATCAGGGCACGCTGGTCGTCTCCATCTCCACGCTGGGCGGCGATCCCGAGATCGCCCGGCTGATGGGCGACGAGATCCGCCTGCTGCGCGACTATAACCAGCGCGAGATCCTGTTTCTCGGCAAGGTCGCGGTCTATTCGGCGGGCGCGACCTTCATGGCCGCCTTCCCCGCCGACAAGCGCTTCGTGACGCGCGGCACGCGGATCATGATCCACGAACGCAGCATCACCAAAACGGTCGAGCTCGCCGGCCCGCTCAGAACCTGCGTCGCCAGCCTCAGGGCCAATCTCCACGAGATCGAGGAATCGGTCCGCATCGAGGAAGAGGGGTTCCGCGATCTGGTGGCGGGCACCAGCATCCCCTTCGACGACGTCCGCGCCCGCGCGCCGGAAAACTGGTATATCGAAGCCGAGGAAGCACGCTCCCTCGGCCTCGTGCTGGACGTGATTTAG